From a single Paenibacillus sp. FSL W8-0426 genomic region:
- a CDS encoding ABC transporter substrate-binding protein: MGRWLRMIGIIGMMIALAGCVPQLAHRPGMIVEEEPVTLRIAWWGGEFRNDATIAVIKLYEEMNPHVRIEYEYSSFNEYWKRMAPHAAGNALPDIIQMDISYLSQYSSLQLLEDLTPYIDKGLIDTKDIDPQQVQGGSIDGKVYGLSLGVNAMLSMYDPEVLKTQGIEEPTEKWTWEDFERMGEELIGKDVYVGTYFTPEQFFAYYLRQRGYKLYDEDGKRLGYEDDALFVDYFGRMQRLAKSKLIFAPDIWTSDIGKPDSDPFYRGEALFSWGYSNQYISTVQRYGKLLSIAPMPGPDNDKGLFLKPGMFFSIAGNSRHKEEAARFISFFVNDLEANMLLKGERGVPVSSTVKEQMKQLVEPELARVFEYIDWVENNSSPIDPPDPVETPEVTLVLRDLYDQLLFGRITPEEAAQQFREQADAILGGGTVP, from the coding sequence GTGGGAAGATGGCTGCGAATGATCGGGATCATCGGCATGATGATCGCCCTTGCGGGATGTGTACCCCAGCTTGCCCATCGGCCCGGCATGATCGTGGAGGAAGAACCGGTTACGCTGCGCATAGCCTGGTGGGGCGGCGAATTTCGCAACGATGCGACCATTGCCGTTATCAAGCTGTATGAGGAGATGAACCCGCACGTACGCATCGAATACGAGTACAGCAGCTTCAACGAATATTGGAAAAGGATGGCCCCCCACGCAGCGGGCAATGCCTTGCCCGATATCATTCAGATGGACATTTCCTACTTGTCCCAGTACAGCTCGCTGCAGCTTTTGGAGGATTTGACGCCGTATATCGATAAAGGGCTAATCGACACGAAAGACATTGATCCTCAGCAGGTGCAAGGCGGAAGCATTGACGGCAAGGTCTATGGCCTTAGCCTCGGCGTCAATGCCATGTTAAGCATGTACGATCCGGAAGTCCTGAAGACGCAAGGGATCGAGGAGCCAACCGAGAAATGGACATGGGAAGATTTTGAACGGATGGGGGAAGAGCTGATCGGCAAAGACGTCTACGTGGGCACCTATTTCACCCCGGAACAGTTCTTTGCGTATTATCTAAGGCAGCGTGGCTACAAGTTATATGACGAGGACGGCAAACGGCTCGGGTACGAGGATGATGCGTTGTTCGTCGACTACTTCGGCCGGATGCAGCGCTTGGCGAAGAGCAAGCTGATTTTTGCGCCAGACATTTGGACCTCGGACATCGGCAAGCCGGATAGTGATCCGTTCTACAGAGGCGAGGCGTTATTCAGCTGGGGATATTCGAATCAGTACATCAGCACCGTCCAGCGTTATGGCAAGCTTTTATCCATCGCGCCGATGCCGGGACCAGACAATGACAAAGGATTGTTTCTGAAGCCGGGCATGTTTTTCTCCATCGCGGGCAATTCCAGGCACAAGGAGGAGGCTGCACGATTCATCAGCTTTTTCGTCAATGATTTGGAAGCCAATATGCTGCTCAAGGGAGAGCGGGGCGTGCCCGTATCTTCCACTGTGAAAGAGCAGATGAAGCAGCTGGTTGAGCCTGAATTGGCGCGGGTATTCGAGTATATCGATTGGGTGGAAAACAACAGCAGTCCCATCGATCCTCCCGACCCTGTAGAGACGCCGGAAGTGACCCTGGTGCTGCGCGATTTATATGACCAGCTTTTATTTGGCCGGATTACGCCGGAAGAGGCGGCACAGCAATTTCGGGAACAGGCCGACGCCATTTTGGGCGGGGGGACCGTTCCTTAA